The genomic interval GGTGGAGGTGAGCCTGCTGGGACTGCGGCTCTATCCTGAATTGCAATATACTTTCGGCATCACAGAGTTTACCAAAGGATTTGAAGTGGCCGGGGTCGAGATCAATCCCGACGCCCGCCAGCACCTGAACGTGGTGATGCTGCGCGTGGGGGTAGCGCTTTAAGCCCGTGAGCGATCTGCGACAAGAAGGCCGCTCCAACATCGGAGCGGCCTGCTGCTTTTCAGCGGGGGGCCAGTATGACCACTATGGGAAAATGGTCGGTGACGGTGCGCGGGTCGTAGGCCTGCACATAGTGTACCTCGCGCAGGCGGGCACGAAGCCGGGGCGAAAGCAGCACGTGGTCGATGGCGGCCAGCTCTGGCCATTCCACCTGCCAGTCCTCGTCGGCGTCGTAGAAGACGGTGAAACGATCGTGCTGGGGCACTTCGGCCATCACGTTGTAAAGGTCGTCGTCGGGTCCCGGTCCGGCCGCTTTGACCAGCGCCAGCGTGCGGGTGATCGGCCGGTGGCCGTTCAGGTCAGGGATTGCGTCGTCGTAGTCGTTGAAGTCGCCGAGCACAGCCACGGCGCGTCCGGCGGCCAGTTCGCGTTCGACCAGTCGGCGGATGACCTCGGCCTGGGCTTCGCGGCGGGGCTTGCGACGCGAGTCGTCTGGCTGCGCCAGAAAGTGCACGCCGATGATCGTAGCGGGCAGATCGCCCAGGTAGAGACGTACCCAGATGTTTTTGCTTACGCCGTAGGTGTCGTCGGTCCCTTCTACCGGCACGCGCTCCTCGGTGCGGCCGATCTTTTCGACCGGAAGGCGGGACAGCACGGCCACATCCTGGCCGGTGAACGTATCGTGTCCCTGCACGAAATGGACCTCATAGTTCAGATCGGGCAGGTCCTCGGTCACCATGCGCCGGAGCACCTCTTCGTTTTCCACCTCCTGGAGGACGACAAGGTCCGCGTCGATCATGCGCAGTACCTGTGCAATGCGTGCGCGATGGCGACGGGCCGCTTCGGGATTGCCCTTGTGCGGAAAATCGGCCTGGCCTTCGTCGCCGTAGCCGTCGAACAGGAAGAACGTGTTGAGCGTCGCGATCCGGATGCCCTCGGCCCGATACTCGGGGGGCGGTTCGGGCACGAAAAGTCCTTCGCGCGGATATTCGACGATTTCCGGTTCCGGCTCGGTCTGCCGACAGGCAGGAACCAGCAGGAAGATGGTCAGCAAAAGGGGCGTCAGACGGCGCAGCATGGGACGTTCGGAATGTCTGCTCTCGGAACAAAAAAGGCCCGCGTCTCTGTAGCGCGGGCCTTCAAGTTACGGAAAGCGTGGCGATGTGTCAGGAGATATCTTCGTAAAACCGGAAGCGCTGTGCGTCCACCCGGTAGCGCATGGGTTGTACGGGATGGACACCTTCGGCCCAGACGGGCAGCAGGCGGCCGGTCATAGACTGCTCGCTGTAAAAATGGCGCGTGCGGATGGAAAACGGCCGATGCGTTGTATCCGCAAAGCGTACGTAGTAGGCGATGCTGAGCGCCTGCTGCCAGCCGGGCGCCCTGGAATGGGGCGTCAGGCGCATGTAATACTGCCGGCGCGGGTTGTAGGGAATGAAGGCACTGAACTGGAACGGATCGAGCACCACGTCCCGGTAGGTGGCCTTGCCGCGGAACCGCGTCTCGACGCGGTTCCGGACCACCCAGGCCACCAGTTCCATCTCCTCGGGACGCTTCGTCTCGGAGTAGATGACCCGTGCCAGCCAGAGTGTCTCTGAGTCGATTGCTTCAGGCGGCACCGGCGGCAGCCGACGCGCACCCAGCCGAACCAGGTGCGCCCGTACCGTCTGTAGCGAGTCCAGTTCTATGTACACCTGCGCTGTATCCTCAACCCTGGGGGAGGTGTCACCCAACAACCGATCCGTATGTAACGCCAGAACGCCGGTCATCAGCAGGAGCAGCGCCAGCAGCAATAAACCTGCTGTTCGCCTGCTTCTCATAGTCGTACCGGGTTGGTTCATAAAACAAACCGAGTCGTCAACAGCCAGACAGCCTGCGGCTGTGATGAACCTGCCTGTTGACGACCCGGCAGCCCTTGGCGGCACTAATGACGCAGTGCGTCGGTAGTTTCGCTAAATGCCAAGTATTGGTGAGCATGTGGCGAAAATCTGATGAATGCACGCCAATACTTTGGTCAAAACCTGTGCCGACACGCGGGCTTGTCTTTGAAGGGCAATGTTCCGTATGCTATACAGACAGATCCATCAAATGGAATAAAACAATGCGGGCATTGCTACTGGGAGGCTGGCTGCTGATTGTTGTGAACGCACAGGCGCAACCGCTGGGACCGTTCGAAGCCCATGGCGATGTCGGCGAAGTAAAGCGACCGGGAACGGTCGCCTATGACCCTGAGGAGCAGGTTTTTGTGGTGGCCGGCTCGGGTGCCAACATGTGGGGCGATCGGGATGCATTCCACTTTCTCTGGCGGCGCATGACGGGCCGCTTCATGCTGCAGGCGCGCGGCCACTTCCTCGGGGAAGGGGTGGATCCGCACCGCAAGATGGGCTGGATCATCCGGGCCGGACTGGGGCCGGACGATCCCTACGTGGACATTGCCATTCACGGCGACGGACTGGCTGCGGTGCAGTTCCGCCGCGTCCGCGGTGGTCCCACCGAAGAGATTCGCTTTGCCGTGAAGGGACCGGACGTTTTTCAGCTGGAACGCGACGGGGATCGCTACGTCGCCTCGGTCGCCCGTTTTGGCGAACCGTTCGTTCAGCAGGAACTGAGTGGCTTGGCGCTGGGCGATACCGTCTATGCCGGTTTGTTCGTCTGTGCGCACAACGATACGGTACTGGAGCGGGCCCTGTTCGATAACGTCCGACTGATCGTGCCGGCCCCTGAAGACTTCGTGCCCTACCAGGACTACATCGGCAGCCTGCTGGAAGTGCTGGACGTGGAGACCGGCCGCCGCAAGGTGCTCTACACCAGTGAGGCGTCCATCCAGGCGCCCAACTGGACGCCGGACGGACGCGCCCTCATTTACAACCAGGACGGTCTGCTCTACCGGTTCGATCTGGCCACACGAAGGCCTTCGGTGATTCCGACCGGCTTTGCCACCCAGAACAACAACGACCACGTGCTTTCACCGGACGGTCGCTGGCTGGGACTGAGTCATCATGCCCCGGAGTACGGTGGGCGTTCCATCATCTACGTGGTGCCGATCGAAGGCGGCACGCCCCGTCAGGTAACGCCCACCGGTCCGTCGTACCTGCATGGCTGGTCTCCGGACGGCCGCTATCTGGTCTACACGGCCGAACGCGACGGTGACTACGACATCTACCGCATCCCGGTAGAAGGTGGCGAGGAGGTACGGCTGACGGACACACCCGGGCTGGACGACGGGCCGGAGTACTCGCCGGATGGCCGGTATATCTACTTCAACTCGGTGCGGAGCGGCACCATGCAGATCTGGCGTATGCGGCCGGACGGGACCGAGCCCGAACAGTTTACGGATGACGCGTTCAACAACTGGTTTCCACATGTTTCTCCGGACGGCCGCTGGGTGCTGTTTCTCTCGTACCTGCCGGACGTCGATCCGAGCGATCATCCATTCTACCGGCCGGTGTACCTGCGCATGATGCCGGCAGCGGGCGGTTCCCCGCGCGTCGTGGCTTATCTCTACGGTGGGCAGGGTACGCTGAACGTGAACAGCTGGGCGCCGGACAGCCGCCATGCCGCCTTTGTAAGCAACAGCGACAGGTTGCGGCCCTGAAAAGGGACGGCCTCTGGCGTTCGGGACATTTCCTTTGTACTTTTAGGAAACCCAGGCAATGGCCGGACCCATGTTGCTGCACCCCGGGCTGCAGCGCCCCCTGCGCATCGTTGCCGACGAGAACATCCCCTTTGCACGTGAAGCTTTCAGGGGGTTCGGGGTCGTGCGGCCGTTGCCCGCTGATCAGATCACGCCGGCTACAGTGCGCAATTGCGACGTGCTGCTGGTGCGTAGCGTGACCCGCGTCGATGCGGCCCTGCTGGAAGGCAGTCGTGTGCAGTTCGTGGGCTCGGCCACCAGCGGGATCGATCACGTCGATCTGGCCTATCTGCAGAAGCGGGGTATTGCGTTTGCCCATGCGCCCGGTGCCAATGCAGATGCCGTCGTCGAGTACGTGCTGGCGGCGCTGCTGGAGCTGGCCGTGCGTCGAAACGTGTCGCTGCGGGGGCGGGTGGTCGGCATCGTCGGCTGTGGCCACATCGGGGGACGGCTGGCCCGACGGCTACCCACGCTGGGTCTGGAAGTGCTCTGCTGCGATCCGCCGCTGGCCGAACAGACCGGACGCACCGACTTCGTGCCGCTCGAGACCATCCTGGCCGAAGCCGACATTGTAACGCTGCACGTGCCGCTGACGCGCACCGGCCCGCATGCCACCTATCACCTGATCGACGCGGCGGCACTGGCCCGCCTGCGTCCTTCGGCCTGGCTGCTGAACACGTCGCGCGGGGCCGTCGTGGACGGAAGGGCTCTGCTGGAAGCCCGGAAACAGGGGCGTCCGGAGGCGGTCGTGCTGGACGTCTGGGAAGGCGAACCGGCGCCCGATCCGGAACTGGTCGCCCATGTGGACATCGCCACGCCACACATCGCCGGGCACTCTTACGACGGCAAGGTGCGGGCCACGCTCATGCTGGCCGAAGCGCTGGCCCGGCATCTGAACCTGCCGCTGCGGGCGGACGACAGCGAGCTGCTCCAGCCTCAGCCCGGCGATCGGCTGGACCTGATCCCGCCCGATTATCGGCTGCCTGAAACGCAATGGCTCGCCGAGCTGGTGCGCCAGATGTACGACATTGCCGCCGACGATGCCCGCTTTCGAATCGTCATGCAGAACGGCACGCCGGAGCGACGGGCCGAGCGCTTTCTGGAACTGCGCCGCACCTATCCCCGTCGCCGGAGCTTTTCGGTGCACCGGATCGACCGCGCCTTCGTCCCGGATTCGCTGCAGGAAGCTGTGGCGGTCGGGCTGGGCGTGCAGCTGGTCGCGGCGGAAACAATGGCTCAGTAGCCGTAGGAGCGCAGCAGTCGGTCGCGGTTGCGCCAGTCCTCGCGCACCTTGACGTGCAGTTGCAGGTAAACCGGCCGCCCCAGAAACGCCTCGATCTCCTGACGGGCCGCCGTACCCAGCCGCTTGAGCGCCTGACCGCCTTTGCCGATCAGAATGGCCTTCTGCGTGGGGCGCTCGACGATGATCTCCGCATCGATGAAATCCTTGCCTTCCGGCCGCTCTTTGTAGTCCACGATGTTGACCTGCGCGGCATAGGGAATCTCTTCGCGGAACTGCTCGAAGATTTTTTCCCGGATAATCTCGGCCACGAAGAAGCGCTCGGGATGCTCGCTGAGCTGGTCTTTAGGATAAAACGGCGGACCCGGCGGCAGGCGATGGATGATCTCCTTGAGCAACACATCCAGGTTGTAGCCGGTCAGCGCTGAAATGGGCACCACCGCCTCGAAAGGATACTGCTTCATGTAGGCGTCCACGAGCGGCAGCACCTGCTCCTGGTTACGCACCAGGTCCATTTTGTTGAGGGCCAGAATGGCCGGACGATTTCCCAGATGGCTCAGGCTGATCGTATCGGGCGTCTTCTGCGTGGCCTCGGCCATGAACAGGACGAGATCGGCGTCGGCCACCGCCCGATCGACGGTGCGGAGCATGTGCTCGTGCAGTTTATAGCGGGCCTTCTTGAGCACGCCGGGCGTGTCCAGGAAGACGATCTGGTAGGTGTCGCCCGAGAGGATGCCCAGAATGCGATGGCGGGTCGTCTGCGGCTTGGGGGTGACGATCGACAGCTTGTGGCCCAGCAGGGCGTTCATCAGCGTGCTTTTGCCCACGTTGGGCTTACCCACGATGGCGACGTAGCCGCTCCGATGTTCGGGCGGGAGCTGCGAGGGATCGATCAGCAGCGAGGGTTGTGATGGCGTTTTTTCCGGTTCCATGGCGTATGAATCAGTAACCCTTCACGAGCCGACGCATTTCGCGCACGGCGGTTTCCAGCCCCACCAGTACGGCCCGGGCGATGATGGCAAAGCCGATCGACACTTCGTGGACGTGGGGGACGGTTTCGCGAAAGAGCGGATAGTTGTGGTAGTCGAGGCCGTGTCCGGCGTGGACCTGCAGGCCCAGCTCGTGCGCCACACGGGCAGCGGCGGCCAGCTTTTCGGCTTCGGCGCGGCGGGCCGCTTCGGTGGGCGCGTTGGCGAAGTCGCCCGTATGCAGCTCGATGGCATTGGCGCCCACTTCGCGGGCTGCCTCGATCTGGCGCG from Rhodothermus marinus carries:
- a CDS encoding 4-phosphoerythronate dehydrogenase, which translates into the protein MLLHPGLQRPLRIVADENIPFAREAFRGFGVVRPLPADQITPATVRNCDVLLVRSVTRVDAALLEGSRVQFVGSATSGIDHVDLAYLQKRGIAFAHAPGANADAVVEYVLAALLELAVRRNVSLRGRVVGIVGCGHIGGRLARRLPTLGLEVLCCDPPLAEQTGRTDFVPLETILAEADIVTLHVPLTRTGPHATYHLIDAAALARLRPSAWLLNTSRGAVVDGRALLEARKQGRPEAVVLDVWEGEPAPDPELVAHVDIATPHIAGHSYDGKVRATLMLAEALARHLNLPLRADDSELLQPQPGDRLDLIPPDYRLPETQWLAELVRQMYDIAADDARFRIVMQNGTPERRAERFLELRRTYPRRRSFSVHRIDRAFVPDSLQEAVAVGLGVQLVAAETMAQ
- the era gene encoding GTPase Era; translation: MEPEKTPSQPSLLIDPSQLPPEHRSGYVAIVGKPNVGKSTLMNALLGHKLSIVTPKPQTTRHRILGILSGDTYQIVFLDTPGVLKKARYKLHEHMLRTVDRAVADADLVLFMAEATQKTPDTISLSHLGNRPAILALNKMDLVRNQEQVLPLVDAYMKQYPFEAVVPISALTGYNLDVLLKEIIHRLPPGPPFYPKDQLSEHPERFFVAEIIREKIFEQFREEIPYAAQVNIVDYKERPEGKDFIDAEIIVERPTQKAILIGKGGQALKRLGTAARQEIEAFLGRPVYLQLHVKVREDWRNRDRLLRSYGY
- a CDS encoding TolB family protein, encoding MRALLLGGWLLIVVNAQAQPLGPFEAHGDVGEVKRPGTVAYDPEEQVFVVAGSGANMWGDRDAFHFLWRRMTGRFMLQARGHFLGEGVDPHRKMGWIIRAGLGPDDPYVDIAIHGDGLAAVQFRRVRGGPTEEIRFAVKGPDVFQLERDGDRYVASVARFGEPFVQQELSGLALGDTVYAGLFVCAHNDTVLERALFDNVRLIVPAPEDFVPYQDYIGSLLEVLDVETGRRKVLYTSEASIQAPNWTPDGRALIYNQDGLLYRFDLATRRPSVIPTGFATQNNNDHVLSPDGRWLGLSHHAPEYGGRSIIYVVPIEGGTPRQVTPTGPSYLHGWSPDGRYLVYTAERDGDYDIYRIPVEGGEEVRLTDTPGLDDGPEYSPDGRYIYFNSVRSGTMQIWRMRPDGTEPEQFTDDAFNNWFPHVSPDGRWVLFLSYLPDVDPSDHPFYRPVYLRMMPAAGGSPRVVAYLYGGQGTLNVNSWAPDSRHAAFVSNSDRLRP
- a CDS encoding cell wall hydrolase, producing the protein MRSRRTAGLLLLALLLLMTGVLALHTDRLLGDTSPRVEDTAQVYIELDSLQTVRAHLVRLGARRLPPVPPEAIDSETLWLARVIYSETKRPEEMELVAWVVRNRVETRFRGKATYRDVVLDPFQFSAFIPYNPRRQYYMRLTPHSRAPGWQQALSIAYYVRFADTTHRPFSIRTRHFYSEQSMTGRLLPVWAEGVHPVQPMRYRVDAQRFRFYEDIS
- a CDS encoding endonuclease/exonuclease/phosphatase family protein codes for the protein MLRRLTPLLLTIFLLVPACRQTEPEPEIVEYPREGLFVPEPPPEYRAEGIRIATLNTFFLFDGYGDEGQADFPHKGNPEAARRHRARIAQVLRMIDADLVVLQEVENEEVLRRMVTEDLPDLNYEVHFVQGHDTFTGQDVAVLSRLPVEKIGRTEERVPVEGTDDTYGVSKNIWVRLYLGDLPATIIGVHFLAQPDDSRRKPRREAQAEVIRRLVERELAAGRAVAVLGDFNDYDDAIPDLNGHRPITRTLALVKAAGPGPDDDLYNVMAEVPQHDRFTVFYDADEDWQVEWPELAAIDHVLLSPRLRARLREVHYVQAYDPRTVTDHFPIVVILAPR